One window from the genome of Mycolicibacterium gadium encodes:
- a CDS encoding glycoside hydrolase family 15 protein, whose translation MAKIEDYALLGDLQTAALVGRDGAIDWLCLPNFDSPACFAALLGGEAAGQWRLGPAAGAVATRRRYRRDTLILETEWDTSDGTVRLIDFMPPRGGQADVVRIVEGVSGRVPMRMALRLRFDYGHIVPWVRRDGEYLAAVAGPDAVWLHTRAPIHGEDLATIAEFEVSAGQRVPFVLTHAPSHLPRPEPAQPERALAATERFWDDWIGRCRYEGRWAAEVRRSLVLLKALTYAPTGGIVAAATTSLPEHIGGSRNWDYRYCWLRDATFTLQALLGTGYIAEATAWREWLVRAVAGDPAELKIMYGLDGSRRLPEQELSWLSGYENSQPVRIGNAAAEQFQLDVWGEVLDGLHLGREAGLEVDHTAWDLQRALLDYLEGHWRDPDNSLWEVRGPRRHFVHSKVMAWAGVDRAIHSVVNHGLHGPAQQWRVLRDEIHADVCANGFDAQRNTFTQYYGSQSLDAALLLIPRVGFLPWKDPRVIGTVEAVQRELDHHGLLLRYQTEHGVDGLPGGEGAFLACTFWLADALHGIGRTGEAVSLFVRLLALRNDVGMLSEEYDQVSGRHLGNTPQAFSLVGLINTARELSGVRTETSAAASAQHLRD comes from the coding sequence GTGGCGAAGATCGAGGATTACGCCCTGCTCGGTGATCTACAGACCGCCGCGCTCGTCGGCCGCGACGGGGCCATCGACTGGCTGTGCCTGCCGAACTTCGACTCGCCCGCCTGCTTCGCCGCGCTCCTCGGAGGGGAGGCGGCCGGACAGTGGCGACTGGGACCCGCCGCAGGTGCCGTGGCGACCCGGCGCCGTTACCGCCGGGACACCCTGATTTTGGAAACCGAGTGGGATACCTCTGACGGCACTGTCCGGCTGATCGACTTCATGCCGCCGCGTGGCGGGCAGGCCGATGTGGTGCGGATTGTCGAGGGGGTGAGCGGCCGGGTGCCGATGCGCATGGCCCTACGACTGCGCTTCGACTACGGCCACATCGTGCCCTGGGTGCGTCGTGACGGCGAGTACCTGGCGGCAGTAGCCGGGCCCGACGCTGTGTGGTTACACACGCGGGCACCGATTCACGGTGAGGATCTCGCGACCATCGCTGAGTTCGAAGTCTCTGCCGGGCAACGAGTTCCATTCGTACTGACCCACGCGCCGTCGCATCTGCCCCGCCCCGAGCCTGCGCAGCCCGAGCGCGCTTTGGCTGCTACTGAACGGTTCTGGGACGACTGGATCGGACGATGCCGCTACGAAGGCCGCTGGGCGGCCGAGGTTCGAAGGTCGCTGGTGTTACTCAAGGCGCTGACCTACGCGCCCACCGGCGGAATCGTGGCGGCTGCGACAACGTCCTTGCCCGAACACATCGGCGGTTCTCGCAACTGGGACTACCGCTACTGTTGGCTGCGCGACGCCACCTTCACCCTTCAGGCGCTACTGGGCACCGGCTACATCGCCGAGGCCACCGCATGGCGGGAATGGCTGGTGCGCGCGGTGGCCGGCGACCCGGCCGAACTGAAGATCATGTACGGCCTGGACGGAAGTCGCAGACTGCCCGAGCAAGAGTTGTCGTGGCTATCCGGCTACGAGAATTCCCAACCGGTGCGCATCGGCAACGCCGCAGCCGAACAGTTTCAGCTCGATGTGTGGGGCGAGGTGCTCGACGGCCTGCATCTGGGCAGAGAAGCGGGCCTGGAAGTCGATCACACCGCGTGGGATCTGCAGCGCGCGCTCCTCGACTACCTGGAGGGGCACTGGCGCGATCCCGACAACAGCCTGTGGGAAGTCCGCGGCCCGCGTCGGCATTTTGTGCACTCCAAGGTGATGGCGTGGGCTGGGGTGGATCGAGCGATCCACTCCGTGGTCAACCATGGGCTGCACGGTCCAGCGCAGCAATGGCGGGTACTGCGGGACGAAATCCACGCGGATGTCTGCGCGAACGGGTTTGACGCGCAACGCAATACCTTCACCCAGTACTACGGATCCCAATCGCTGGACGCGGCGCTGCTGTTGATACCACGGGTGGGTTTCCTGCCGTGGAAGGACCCACGCGTCATCGGCACCGTCGAGGCGGTGCAGCGCGAGTTGGATCACCACGGCCTGCTGCTTCGCTACCAGACCGAACACGGTGTCGACGGGTTACCGGGGGGCGAAGGGGCGTTCCTGGCGTGTACGTTCTGGCTCGCTGACGCTCTGCACGGCATCGGCCGTACGGGCGAAGCGGTGTCCCTCTTCGTGCGCTTACTTGCGCTGCGCAACGATGTCGGAATGCTCAGCGAGGAGTACGACCAGGTGTCAGGCAGACACCTGGGTAACACCCCGCAGGCCTTCAGCCTGGTGGGACTCATCAACACGGCGCGGGAGCTATCAGGTGTCCGAACAGAGACCTCCGCAGCGGCTTCCGCTCAGCACCTCCGGGATTAG
- a CDS encoding glucose 1-dehydrogenase has product MQALTVKPGTAESLCLAEVPDPVPSSDELLVDGVSLGVCGTDREIASGHYGWPPPGRDRLVLGHESLGRVAQAVPGSGFEVGDLVAGVVRRPDPVPCGACARGEFDMCRNGRYAERGIKDLDGYGSEQWCVETGYATKVNSELKRVGMLMEPTTVVAKAWEQVYRVGERSWFDPRRVLVTGAGPIGLLAALLGVQRRLDVHVLDRVTDGPKPGLVESLGATYHHEPIEDVATRLCPDVIIEATGASQVVISAMSTTAHYGIVCLTGVSPAGRTVHIDAGALNRDIVLENDAVVGSVNANLRHYRQAADALAAADIDWLEGLITRRVPLSRAIDAFEPRDGDVKVVIDIGSA; this is encoded by the coding sequence ATGCAGGCATTGACAGTCAAACCTGGTACCGCCGAATCGCTATGCTTGGCGGAGGTTCCCGACCCCGTCCCGAGTTCCGACGAGTTACTGGTCGACGGCGTGTCGCTCGGGGTATGCGGCACCGATAGAGAGATAGCGAGCGGACATTACGGTTGGCCGCCTCCTGGCCGGGATCGACTGGTGCTCGGGCACGAATCGCTGGGCCGTGTCGCACAGGCCGTTCCGGGCAGCGGCTTCGAGGTTGGCGACCTGGTCGCCGGCGTCGTGCGGCGCCCGGATCCGGTGCCGTGTGGTGCTTGCGCACGCGGTGAATTCGACATGTGCCGCAATGGCCGCTACGCGGAGCGAGGTATCAAGGACCTAGACGGCTACGGCAGCGAACAATGGTGTGTGGAAACAGGTTACGCAACCAAGGTCAATTCTGAGTTGAAACGCGTCGGCATGCTGATGGAGCCCACCACCGTAGTGGCCAAGGCGTGGGAACAGGTCTACCGAGTCGGCGAGCGGAGCTGGTTCGACCCGCGGCGGGTTCTGGTAACCGGGGCCGGGCCCATCGGTCTGCTCGCCGCCCTACTTGGCGTGCAGCGACGACTGGACGTCCACGTGCTGGACCGTGTGACGGATGGCCCGAAGCCAGGATTGGTCGAGTCGCTCGGCGCGACCTATCACCACGAACCCATTGAGGACGTGGCGACCCGGCTGTGCCCTGATGTGATCATCGAAGCCACCGGCGCCAGCCAGGTCGTCATCTCAGCGATGTCGACCACCGCCCACTACGGCATCGTGTGCCTGACGGGTGTGTCGCCTGCCGGTCGCACCGTGCACATCGACGCCGGCGCTCTCAACCGTGACATCGTGCTGGAGAACGATGCCGTGGTGGGCTCGGTGAACGCCAACCTCCGTCACTATCGACAGGCAGCGGACGCGTTGGCCGCGGCAGACATCGATTGGCTGGAGGGGTTGATCACCAGGCGGGTTCCGCTGAGCCGGGCGATAGACGCATTCGAGCCGCGCGACGGTGACGTCAAAGTCGTCATCGACATCGGGAGCGCCTGA
- a CDS encoding DUF421 domain-containing protein, producing the protein MWFDAVGDIARVVLIGSAAYISLIVILRISGKRTLAKLNAFDLVVTVAVGSTLATILLNSDVSFAEGVTALALLAVLQFLAATISSRFTVGRAVVTATPTLLVSQGRYLDDALRGQRVSVDQIRQAIRSTGRGDVGQVAAVVLESDGSLSVIAKDKVGDWSALAGLGNVPASDR; encoded by the coding sequence ATGTGGTTTGATGCGGTCGGCGATATCGCCAGGGTGGTGCTGATCGGATCTGCGGCATACATCAGCCTGATCGTGATTCTGCGCATATCGGGGAAGCGCACGCTGGCCAAGCTCAACGCATTCGACTTGGTGGTCACTGTCGCGGTGGGCTCCACTCTGGCCACGATTCTGCTCAATTCCGACGTGTCATTCGCCGAGGGCGTGACGGCACTCGCGTTGCTGGCCGTGTTGCAATTCCTCGCGGCGACCATTTCGTCGAGGTTCACCGTCGGGCGAGCGGTGGTCACCGCGACACCCACTCTCCTTGTCTCGCAGGGGCGCTACCTGGACGACGCATTGAGGGGCCAGCGCGTCAGTGTCGACCAGATTCGCCAAGCCATCCGGTCCACGGGGCGGGGTGATGTCGGCCAGGTCGCCGCAGTGGTACTCGAGTCCGATGGGTCGCTCAGCGTCATCGCAAAAGACAAGGTCGGCGACTGGTCAGCGTTGGCGGGGCTGGGGAATGTTCCCGCGTCAGACCGTTGA
- a CDS encoding sigma-70 family RNA polymerase sigma factor, giving the protein MTVAQRAETKATAARGRDTNIEERLLLMADCANRDERRRRRQQIITECLPIADHIAYRFVGRGEPAEDLKQAARLGLVKSVDRFVPGKGRFMAFAVPTIRGEVRRHFRDSTWSMRVPRKVQETQLRMRRTVEVLSQQLSRPPTNQEVAGELGVDVDDVSTSESAHWAYRPLSLDAPRGELQGAHATSIGESVGMHDPGFEAVEDLIVLREVIAELDPRRRAILGMRFFDCLTQREIALRLNVSQVQVSRLLNGALARLRQRMRVDVPTPARECSELSAGINDSTKVVD; this is encoded by the coding sequence ATGACCGTCGCACAGCGCGCTGAAACGAAAGCCACGGCCGCGCGCGGCCGGGACACGAACATCGAGGAACGGTTGCTGCTGATGGCCGACTGCGCCAACCGGGATGAGCGCCGACGCCGGCGGCAACAGATCATCACCGAGTGTTTGCCGATCGCCGACCACATTGCCTACCGATTTGTCGGACGTGGCGAGCCGGCTGAGGATTTAAAGCAGGCCGCCCGACTCGGATTGGTCAAGAGTGTTGACCGATTCGTGCCGGGCAAGGGCCGATTCATGGCGTTCGCGGTGCCGACGATCCGGGGAGAGGTGCGACGGCACTTCCGCGACAGCACCTGGTCGATGCGAGTCCCCCGCAAGGTTCAGGAGACGCAGCTCAGGATGCGGCGCACCGTGGAAGTGCTGTCTCAGCAGTTGAGTAGACCGCCGACGAATCAAGAAGTGGCAGGAGAACTCGGCGTCGACGTTGACGACGTATCGACATCCGAGTCCGCGCACTGGGCCTACCGGCCATTGTCGCTCGATGCTCCCCGCGGCGAACTTCAGGGAGCACACGCAACCAGTATCGGCGAATCGGTAGGAATGCATGATCCAGGCTTCGAGGCCGTCGAGGACCTCATCGTCTTGCGAGAAGTCATCGCTGAATTGGATCCCCGGCGACGAGCGATTCTTGGCATGCGTTTCTTCGACTGCCTGACGCAACGGGAAATCGCCCTACGCCTCAACGTCTCGCAGGTGCAGGTATCTCGACTCTTGAACGGCGCGTTGGCCCGGCTCCGTCAACGGATGCGTGTCGACGTCCCGACGCCGGCGCGTGAGTGTTCTGAACTGTCGGCCGGAATCAACGATTCGACGAAAGTAGTTGACTGA
- a CDS encoding copper chaperone PCu(A)C: MPAYVPGRCVIQLGAGGQLRFTVTNNRTVETERLLGLSTTAADQARLIESVPIAPKSTVSFGQPNTHDASGPAVRLDRLDADLRPATTANVTFQFERAGDLTLPVPVEACPVQGP, encoded by the coding sequence GTGCCGGCCTATGTCCCTGGCCGGTGCGTGATTCAACTGGGTGCCGGTGGCCAGCTTCGTTTCACGGTGACGAACAACCGCACGGTGGAAACCGAGCGACTTCTCGGCTTGTCGACGACTGCGGCGGATCAGGCGCGCCTGATCGAGAGCGTGCCAATCGCGCCCAAATCAACAGTCAGCTTTGGCCAGCCGAACACGCACGACGCAAGCGGGCCGGCCGTGCGGTTGGATCGATTGGATGCGGATCTGCGTCCCGCTACGACGGCCAATGTCACATTCCAATTCGAGCGTGCAGGCGACCTGACGTTGCCGGTGCCGGTAGAGGCGTGCCCCGTTCAAGGGCCGTGA
- a CDS encoding lipoprotein LpqH has protein sequence MGNEGLSRALRHRMDLTVAVATVTTTLAAVGCTSGYEALGTHTARVLINGREIADQRPIRCEQAQWVWFIESLEQTPGFTAQVRTGDTIQARLVRIDTLGGFTGSAWDASVTAPAVDVDADVMDGTFIITGTATGFYHDDPGQTATATFEIRTDC, from the coding sequence ATGGGTAATGAAGGACTGTCCAGGGCGCTGCGACACCGCATGGACCTCACGGTGGCCGTCGCCACGGTGACCACGACACTCGCCGCCGTGGGATGCACGAGTGGCTACGAAGCGCTCGGCACCCATACCGCACGTGTCTTGATCAACGGCAGAGAAATCGCAGATCAGCGGCCGATCAGGTGCGAGCAGGCGCAGTGGGTGTGGTTCATCGAAAGCCTGGAGCAGACGCCGGGGTTTACCGCGCAGGTGCGCACCGGCGACACCATTCAGGCCCGGCTGGTGCGGATCGACACCCTCGGCGGATTCACCGGTAGTGCCTGGGATGCCTCTGTCACCGCTCCCGCAGTCGACGTCGATGCCGACGTCATGGATGGCACCTTCATCATCACTGGAACGGCCACGGGGTTTTATCACGACGATCCCGGTCAAACCGCCACCGCCACCTTCGAGATTCGAACCGACTGCTGA
- a CDS encoding MBL fold metallo-hydrolase has protein sequence MHISRRSALALIATAFGGAAFGGAGCRSAPPTSPSPSPSATPAALPENALITLGVQAGPPPVPNRTGISSALKIGDDVYQIDCGLGSLNAFTDAGLKFDQLRSIFITHLHTDHTVDYGSFLFSGGYTASKGKKPVTVYGPGPAGGLPPSQVGNADPATIDPAHPTPGLAEMTKSLQQAFAYTNNIFIRDMGTDDLQKLFTVAEIAVPPEANYQNRSPKTTPFPVMSDDNVTVTATLVSHYDVFPAFGLRFDLKKTGVSVTFSGDTTKSDNLITLAKDTDILVHEAQFSLDDAYYSNRFPPNYLKSSHTSAVQVGEVAAAANAGHVILSHYEPTDLPDSEWSEAIGKNFSGELTVARDGQVFAL, from the coding sequence ATGCACATCTCGAGGCGCTCCGCGCTGGCACTGATCGCAACGGCGTTCGGCGGAGCGGCGTTCGGGGGGGCGGGGTGCCGCTCGGCCCCGCCTACGTCACCATCGCCGTCCCCGTCGGCGACCCCGGCCGCGCTGCCCGAAAACGCGCTCATCACCCTCGGCGTCCAAGCCGGACCGCCCCCGGTGCCCAACCGGACCGGAATCTCGTCCGCGCTGAAAATCGGTGACGACGTCTACCAGATCGACTGCGGCCTAGGCTCGTTGAACGCGTTCACCGACGCCGGACTGAAGTTCGACCAGCTACGCAGCATCTTCATTACGCACCTACACACCGATCACACGGTCGACTACGGCAGCTTCTTGTTCTCCGGCGGCTACACGGCCTCCAAAGGCAAGAAGCCGGTGACGGTATACGGGCCGGGCCCTGCTGGTGGGCTGCCACCCAGCCAGGTCGGCAATGCCGATCCGGCGACGATCGATCCGGCACATCCGACCCCGGGCCTGGCCGAGATGACGAAGTCGCTGCAGCAAGCGTTCGCCTACACGAACAACATCTTCATCCGCGACATGGGAACCGACGATCTCCAGAAGCTGTTCACCGTCGCAGAGATCGCGGTGCCACCAGAAGCCAACTACCAGAACAGATCACCGAAGACCACCCCGTTCCCGGTGATGTCGGACGACAACGTGACGGTAACCGCGACGCTGGTGTCCCACTACGACGTCTTCCCTGCGTTCGGCTTGCGCTTCGATCTCAAGAAGACCGGCGTGTCCGTCACGTTTTCCGGCGACACCACCAAATCCGACAACCTCATCACGCTGGCAAAGGACACCGACATCCTGGTGCACGAGGCACAGTTCAGCCTCGACGACGCTTACTACAGCAACAGGTTCCCGCCGAACTACCTCAAGAGTTCGCATACCTCGGCCGTGCAGGTCGGTGAGGTGGCTGCGGCGGCCAACGCCGGACACGTCATCCTGAGCCACTACGAGCCCACCGACCTGCCCGACTCCGAATGGAGCGAGGCGATCGGAAAGAATTTCTCTGGTGAACTCACCGTCGCCCGCGACGGCCAGGTCTTCGCCCTCTGA
- a CDS encoding amidohydrolase family protein: MSLIALEEHFAWDPASADNVVGTWLRTNNPVAYDRLYDRGPLRIEQMDAAGIDFQILSLFDPGVQDETDIARAVDLARRANDDLAESVRANPSRFGGFATLATQDPEAAAVEFERAVTELGMVGALINGHCQGRYLDDPAYEVLFERAQSLGAPVYLHPTTPHPAVMDAWFAPYVDDGLHLASWGFAAETGTHVLRLIYSGLFDKYPQLQMIIGHLGEMLPFAAYRIDRYYGLGGTGDGHHLQHLPSEYLRNNFHVTTSGNFCPPAFACTLEVIGADRVMFSVDYPMDDNQAGAEFLASYPMDEATRRKVSSENAVKLFGSRLPSILTS; encoded by the coding sequence ATGTCGCTGATCGCGCTTGAGGAGCATTTCGCCTGGGATCCGGCCAGTGCCGACAACGTGGTGGGCACGTGGCTGCGCACCAACAACCCCGTTGCCTACGACAGGTTGTACGACCGGGGCCCGCTTCGAATCGAGCAGATGGACGCCGCGGGGATCGATTTCCAGATCCTGTCGCTGTTCGATCCTGGAGTGCAGGACGAGACGGATATCGCGCGAGCCGTCGATCTCGCGCGCCGGGCCAACGACGACCTGGCCGAGTCGGTGCGCGCCAACCCCAGCCGCTTTGGCGGTTTCGCGACGTTGGCGACGCAGGATCCCGAGGCTGCTGCGGTCGAATTCGAGCGCGCGGTAACCGAATTGGGAATGGTAGGCGCGCTGATCAATGGGCACTGCCAGGGTCGCTACCTTGACGACCCAGCGTACGAGGTGCTGTTCGAGCGCGCCCAATCGCTGGGGGCGCCGGTCTACCTGCATCCGACGACGCCACACCCCGCGGTGATGGACGCGTGGTTCGCGCCGTACGTCGACGACGGTCTGCACCTCGCGTCGTGGGGTTTCGCCGCCGAGACGGGCACTCATGTGTTGCGGCTGATTTATTCGGGCTTGTTCGACAAGTACCCACAACTGCAGATGATCATCGGGCACCTCGGCGAGATGCTTCCGTTTGCCGCCTACCGGATCGATCGCTACTACGGGCTGGGCGGCACTGGCGATGGCCACCACTTGCAGCATCTGCCCTCGGAGTATCTGCGCAACAACTTTCACGTCACGACAAGCGGCAACTTCTGCCCGCCCGCGTTCGCATGCACGCTCGAGGTGATCGGGGCGGACCGGGTGATGTTCTCCGTCGACTACCCGATGGACGACAACCAGGCCGGTGCCGAATTCCTGGCGTCGTACCCGATGGACGAAGCGACGCGGCGGAAGGTCAGCTCCGAGAATGCGGTGAAGCTCTTCGGCTCGCGGCTTCCCTCGATACTGACCTCCTGA
- the hisS gene encoding histidine--tRNA ligase, which yields MSDFQAPKGVPDYLPPDSAQFVGVRDGLLDAARRAGYGDVELPIFEDTALFARGVGESTDVVSKEMYTFADRGDRSVTLRPEGTAGVMRAVIEHGLDRGPLPVKLCYAGPFFRYERPQAGRYRQLQQVGVEAIGVDDPALDAEVIAIADAGFRSLGLDGFRLEITSLGDDTCRPQYRELLQDFLFKLDLDEETRRRAEINPLRVLDDKRPKVREMTADAPVMLDHLSDVAKQHFDTVLVHLDALGVPYVVNPRMVRGLDYYTKTTFEFVHDGLGAQSGIGGGGRYDGLMQQLGGKDLSGIGFGLGVDRTMLALKAEGKTVGGTARVDVFAVPLGEQAKVTLAVLAARLRAAGVRVDLAYGDRGIKGAMRAADRSGASIALVAGDRDVEAGTVGVKNLATGEQVDVVVDELQTEILSRLLRL from the coding sequence GTGAGTGATTTTCAGGCGCCCAAGGGCGTCCCGGATTACCTGCCGCCGGACTCGGCACAGTTCGTCGGTGTTCGCGACGGTCTGCTGGACGCGGCCCGCCGCGCGGGATACGGCGATGTCGAACTGCCGATCTTCGAGGACACCGCGCTGTTCGCACGCGGCGTGGGGGAGTCCACCGACGTGGTGTCGAAGGAGATGTACACCTTCGCCGATCGCGGCGACCGCTCGGTGACGCTGCGGCCGGAAGGCACCGCCGGGGTGATGCGCGCGGTGATCGAACACGGGTTGGACCGGGGCCCGCTGCCGGTCAAACTCTGCTACGCGGGCCCGTTCTTCCGATACGAGCGGCCGCAGGCCGGCCGGTACCGCCAGCTGCAGCAGGTCGGGGTCGAGGCGATCGGCGTCGACGACCCGGCATTGGACGCCGAAGTGATCGCGATCGCCGACGCCGGCTTCCGGTCCCTTGGGCTCGACGGGTTCCGGTTGGAGATCACCTCGCTCGGCGACGACACGTGCCGTCCGCAGTACCGGGAACTGTTGCAGGACTTCCTGTTCAAGCTCGACCTCGATGAGGAGACTCGTCGGCGCGCGGAGATCAACCCGCTGCGGGTACTCGACGACAAGCGCCCGAAGGTGCGGGAGATGACCGCGGACGCCCCCGTCATGCTGGATCACCTATCCGATGTCGCGAAGCAGCACTTCGACACCGTCCTGGTACATCTCGATGCGCTGGGCGTGCCGTATGTCGTCAATCCGCGCATGGTCCGGGGGCTGGATTACTACACCAAGACCACCTTCGAGTTCGTGCACGACGGGCTCGGCGCGCAGTCGGGGATCGGTGGCGGCGGACGGTATGACGGTCTGATGCAACAGCTCGGTGGGAAAGATCTGTCCGGCATCGGTTTTGGTCTGGGTGTCGATCGGACGATGCTGGCGCTGAAGGCCGAGGGCAAGACCGTCGGCGGTACGGCCCGCGTCGACGTGTTCGCGGTGCCACTCGGCGAGCAGGCCAAGGTGACGTTGGCAGTGCTCGCGGCGCGGTTGCGCGCCGCGGGTGTACGTGTCGACCTCGCCTATGGTGACCGTGGAATCAAAGGTGCGATGCGCGCGGCGGACCGCTCCGGAGCGTCGATAGCTCTGGTCGCCGGTGACCGCGACGTCGAGGCGGGCACCGTGGGTGTGAAGAACCTCGCGACCGGCGAGCAGGTCGATGTCGTCGTCGATGAATTGCAGACCGAGATACTCTCGCGGCTGCTTCGCCTCTGA
- a CDS encoding MBL fold metallo-hydrolase codes for MLVTGFPAGMLACNCYVLAQRPGADAIIVDPGQRAMVPLRRILDENHLTPAAVLLTHGHIDHIWSAQKVADMYGCPAYIHPDDRFMLTDPIKDFGPKLAQLAFGALFSEPKQVVELDKDGDKLELGGITVAVDHTPGHTRGSVVFRVDPDIGAGTGSIVFTGDTLFRQSVGRTDLPGGSGRDLLGSIVTKLLVLDDDTVVLPGHGEKTTIGFERRGNPFLEGLN; via the coding sequence GTGTTGGTCACCGGATTCCCGGCGGGCATGTTGGCGTGCAACTGCTACGTGCTGGCCCAGCGGCCCGGCGCCGACGCGATCATCGTCGATCCGGGCCAACGGGCGATGGTGCCGTTACGGCGGATTCTGGACGAAAATCACCTGACACCTGCGGCGGTGCTGCTCACCCACGGTCACATCGACCACATCTGGTCGGCCCAGAAGGTCGCCGACATGTACGGCTGCCCGGCCTATATCCACCCGGATGACCGGTTCATGCTCACCGATCCGATCAAGGATTTCGGGCCGAAGCTGGCCCAACTGGCATTCGGGGCGCTGTTCTCAGAACCCAAGCAAGTCGTTGAGCTGGACAAGGACGGCGACAAGCTGGAACTCGGCGGCATCACCGTGGCGGTGGATCACACGCCGGGTCATACGCGCGGCTCGGTGGTGTTCCGGGTTGACCCGGACATCGGGGCGGGCACTGGGTCGATAGTCTTCACCGGCGATACGCTGTTCCGGCAATCGGTCGGGCGCACGGACCTGCCCGGTGGCAGCGGGCGCGATCTGCTTGGCTCAATCGTGACAAAACTGTTGGTGCTCGATGACGACACCGTGGTACTACCTGGACACGGCGAGAAGACCACGATCGGATTCGAGCGCCGTGGCAACCCTTTCCTCGAAGGCTTGAACTAG
- a CDS encoding peptidylprolyl isomerase: MPTNEQRRATAKRKLERQLERRAAKDRQRRIFTIVGSVVGVLVVAGGVAAAVILTRDDSDSDTTAATGTSTTSSAEPTGPGTLPAFAAPAGLGDDCQYPASGEKASKDVKPPRTGKVPTDPAQVSASMETNQGNIGLMLDNGKSPCTVNSFASLANQGFFNDTTCHRLTTSDSLSVLQCGDPTGQGTGGPGYQFPNEYPTNQYQPDDPKLAEPVLYPRGTLAMANAGPGTNGSQFFLVYKDSQLPPGYTVFGTIDETGLATLDKIAAAGTADGAPDGAPKSEVKITKLQLDP, from the coding sequence GTGCCGACCAACGAACAGCGGCGGGCGACAGCGAAGCGCAAACTCGAGCGGCAATTGGAACGCCGGGCGGCCAAGGATCGCCAGCGTCGCATCTTCACGATCGTCGGATCGGTCGTGGGCGTGCTCGTCGTCGCAGGCGGGGTCGCCGCTGCCGTGATCCTCACCAGGGACGATTCGGACAGCGACACCACCGCGGCCACCGGTACGTCGACCACGTCGAGTGCAGAACCGACCGGCCCGGGCACGCTGCCGGCGTTCGCGGCGCCCGCAGGCCTCGGCGACGACTGCCAGTACCCGGCCTCTGGGGAGAAGGCCAGCAAGGATGTCAAGCCACCGCGGACGGGCAAGGTGCCCACCGACCCCGCCCAGGTCAGCGCGAGCATGGAGACCAACCAGGGAAATATCGGCCTGATGCTCGACAACGGCAAGTCCCCGTGCACCGTCAACAGCTTCGCCAGCCTGGCGAACCAGGGCTTCTTCAACGACACCACATGCCATCGGCTGACCACCTCTGACTCGCTGTCGGTGCTGCAATGCGGCGATCCCACCGGGCAGGGCACCGGCGGTCCCGGCTATCAGTTCCCCAACGAGTATCCGACGAACCAATACCAGCCGGACGATCCCAAGCTGGCGGAGCCGGTGCTGTACCCGCGCGGCACGCTCGCCATGGCCAATGCCGGCCCAGGCACGAACGGCAGCCAGTTCTTCCTGGTGTACAAGGACTCGCAGCTGCCGCCCGGCTACACGGTGTTCGGCACCATCGACGAAACGGGGCTCGCGACGCTGGACAAGATCGCCGCGGCGGGCACGGCCGACGGCGCTCCCGACGGTGCGCCGAAGTCCGAGGTCAAGATCACCAAGCTGCAACTGGATCCGTGA